The following are encoded in a window of Clostridium thermarum genomic DNA:
- a CDS encoding ABC transporter substrate-binding protein, protein MKKSLSLLTAVLVGASLFAGCSKAENSNTVKIGLNYELSGQVATYGTGLVEGIELAFEEINKAGGVLEKQIEAVKVDNKSNDTEAASVATKLATKDKVVLMLGPATSGNTKAASPIANQNKIPLVSASATADDVTVDKNGKVREYVFKTCFSDSFQGVIMANFAFNDLGTKKAAMLIDATSDYSKGLAKNFQETYEKLGGTVAKEEAYKAKDTDFMAVLTNLKAAQPDVLFVPGYYEEVGLIVKQARELGLNVPVLGGDGYDSPKLIELAGKDALNKVYFTNHYSSQDTAPEVAKFREAFKAKYGKDPDAFNALGYDLGYFAADAIKRAGKADPEAIKKALEETKDFNAVTGKFSIGEDHNPVKSITVLEVKDGNFTFVKKVEP, encoded by the coding sequence ATGAAAAAATCTTTGAGTTTATTAACTGCGGTTTTGGTTGGGGCAAGCCTTTTTGCAGGCTGCAGTAAGGCAGAAAATTCTAATACAGTTAAGATAGGTTTAAATTATGAGTTATCTGGTCAGGTAGCTACTTATGGTACAGGTCTTGTTGAAGGCATAGAACTGGCTTTTGAAGAAATTAATAAGGCTGGCGGAGTGCTGGAAAAGCAAATAGAAGCTGTAAAGGTAGATAATAAATCCAATGATACAGAAGCAGCCAGTGTTGCAACAAAGTTAGCAACTAAGGACAAGGTAGTCTTGATGTTAGGACCAGCTACCTCAGGAAATACAAAGGCAGCATCACCAATAGCTAATCAAAATAAAATCCCATTGGTATCCGCTTCAGCTACAGCTGACGACGTAACAGTGGACAAGAATGGTAAGGTAAGAGAATACGTATTTAAAACTTGTTTCAGCGATTCCTTCCAGGGAGTTATAATGGCGAACTTTGCCTTTAATGACCTAGGCACAAAGAAGGCAGCAATGCTTATAGATGCTACCAGTGATTATAGTAAGGGGCTTGCAAAGAACTTCCAGGAAACCTATGAGAAGCTTGGCGGAACTGTAGCAAAAGAAGAAGCTTACAAGGCAAAAGATACAGACTTTATGGCAGTATTAACTAACCTAAAAGCTGCACAACCGGATGTATTATTCGTACCTGGATATTATGAAGAAGTTGGTCTGATTGTTAAACAGGCCAGAGAGCTTGGTTTAAATGTTCCGGTACTAGGCGGAGACGGTTATGATTCACCAAAGCTCATAGAGTTAGCAGGAAAAGATGCACTAAACAAGGTTTATTTCACAAACCACTATTCTTCACAGGATACTGCACCTGAAGTAGCTAAATTCAGAGAAGCTTTCAAAGCTAAATACGGCAAGGACCCAGATGCATTTAATGCACTTGGCTATGATTTAGGATACTTTGCTGCAGATGCTATAAAGAGAGCAGGTAAGGCTGATCCGGAGGCAATCAAGAAGGCTCTTGAAGAAACTAAGGACTTTAATGCAGTAACAGGTAAATTCTCAATAGGCGAAGACCACAACCCTGTAAAATCCATAACAGTGTTGGAAGTTAAAGATGGGAACTTTACATTTGTTAAGAAGGTAGAACCTTAA
- a CDS encoding DUF368 domain-containing protein yields the protein MKFLINYLKGVAVGLATLVPGVSGGTMAIIFGIYDDLLHSIGFFFKDWKKHTLFLLQVGLGGLTGLVVFSSLLKSAVETFPFEMRFLFIGIICGGIPVLYNRAGEGKKDIKGWIFLLIGLVIVMIMPADEATTAALATTPGIESMIFLFIAGIVMAIALILPGISGSYMLLILGLYDVTLGAIENRSIPFLIPLALGVLVGTLATTRLIEGLLKKYPSIAYMLILGFVAGSIKPVFEQVGFPTGYSIISSIVTFVLGFMLIRWISKKDVEA from the coding sequence ATGAAATTTTTAATAAATTATTTAAAGGGAGTAGCGGTAGGTCTGGCTACCTTGGTGCCGGGAGTAAGCGGCGGTACAATGGCTATCATATTCGGTATCTACGATGATTTACTGCATTCCATTGGTTTTTTCTTCAAGGATTGGAAAAAGCATACCCTATTCTTACTACAGGTTGGCCTGGGAGGACTTACCGGTCTTGTGGTGTTTAGCAGCTTGTTAAAGTCTGCCGTAGAAACTTTCCCTTTTGAGATGAGGTTTTTATTTATTGGTATTATCTGCGGAGGTATTCCGGTGCTCTATAATAGGGCAGGAGAAGGTAAAAAAGACATAAAAGGCTGGATATTCCTGCTTATTGGACTTGTAATAGTAATGATTATGCCCGCAGATGAGGCTACAACAGCAGCTTTGGCTACTACCCCGGGTATAGAAAGTATGATATTTTTATTCATTGCCGGTATAGTTATGGCCATAGCACTGATTTTGCCGGGAATAAGCGGATCTTATATGCTTCTTATTCTGGGCCTATACGATGTAACCCTAGGTGCTATAGAAAATAGGAGTATTCCTTTCCTAATACCCTTGGCCTTGGGAGTACTAGTTGGTACTTTAGCAACCACAAGATTAATAGAAGGATTATTAAAGAAGTATCCATCCATAGCTTATATGCTTATTCTAGGTTTTGTGGCCGGTTCAATAAAACCGGTATTTGAGCAGGTTGGTTTCCCAACAGGCTACAGCATAATCTCTTCAATAGTAACCTTTGTGCTAGGCTTCATGCTTATAAGATGGATAAGTAAAAAGGATGTAGAAGCCTGA
- a CDS encoding aminotransferase class I/II-fold pyridoxal phosphate-dependent enzyme: MRIEDMILDKVKTMPPSGIRKYFDLLNEMKDAISLGVGEPDFVTPWRVREAGIYSLEEGHTHYSSNAGFVELRQEIANYLKKYDLHYDPKNQILVTVGGSEGIDIALRALVGPGDEVVIPEPSFVAYQGCTAFTGATPKVINLRAEDQFKLTPELLMEAITPKTKVVIVPFPNNPTGAIMTREELAAIVEVLKDKDLIVISDEIYSELSYGVEHVSIASFPEMRDKTLVINGFSKAFAMTGWRLGYVCGHPILIEEMKKIHQYALMCAPTTAQYGAIEALRNCGNDVVEMVKEYNRRRRVMVKGFRDMGLDCFEPLGAFYVFPSIKSTGLTSEEFCERLLMQEKVLVVPGNAFGQCGEGFIRACYASSYENIVEALKRIERFIKSL, encoded by the coding sequence ATGAGAATAGAGGATATGATTTTGGATAAAGTAAAGACCATGCCGCCATCAGGCATAAGAAAGTATTTTGATCTGTTGAATGAAATGAAGGATGCCATATCCCTAGGAGTTGGTGAGCCGGACTTTGTAACGCCTTGGAGGGTGAGAGAGGCAGGTATTTACTCCTTGGAAGAAGGTCACACCCATTATTCCTCCAATGCTGGTTTTGTGGAGCTGCGGCAGGAAATTGCAAACTACCTCAAGAAGTATGATCTTCATTATGACCCAAAGAATCAGATACTTGTAACTGTAGGAGGCAGCGAAGGTATTGATATCGCTTTAAGAGCCTTGGTGGGGCCTGGAGATGAGGTAGTAATTCCGGAACCAAGCTTTGTGGCCTATCAAGGTTGTACAGCCTTTACAGGAGCTACTCCTAAGGTCATAAATCTAAGAGCAGAGGATCAGTTCAAGCTGACCCCGGAACTTTTGATGGAAGCCATAACCCCTAAAACCAAGGTGGTTATAGTACCTTTCCCCAATAACCCTACCGGGGCCATAATGACAAGGGAAGAATTAGCGGCTATTGTAGAGGTTTTGAAGGATAAGGACCTCATAGTAATATCTGATGAAATATACTCGGAATTAAGCTATGGAGTTGAACATGTATCCATAGCAAGTTTCCCGGAAATGAGGGATAAGACCTTGGTCATCAATGGTTTCTCTAAGGCCTTTGCTATGACGGGCTGGAGATTGGGCTATGTTTGCGGACATCCTATATTGATAGAAGAAATGAAGAAGATCCATCAATATGCACTGATGTGCGCTCCTACCACAGCTCAGTATGGAGCTATTGAGGCCTTGAGAAACTGTGGCAATGACGTAGTGGAAATGGTGAAGGAATACAACAGGAGAAGAAGGGTTATGGTGAAAGGTTTCAGAGACATGGGACTTGACTGCTTTGAACCTCTGGGAGCCTTTTATGTTTTCCCATCCATTAAATCCACAGGCCTGACCTCCGAGGAATTCTGCGAAAGACTCCTGATGCAGGAAAAGGTCCTGGTGGTACCGGGAAATGCCTTCGGTCAATGCGGAGAGGGCTTTATCAGAGCCTGCTATGCATCTTCTTATGAAAATATAGTTGAGGCCCTGAAGAGGATTGAGAGATTTATAAAATCCTTATAA
- a CDS encoding ABC transporter ATP-binding protein, with the protein MKSIRKFIAYYKPYKHLFFADMFCALTLSGIDLLFPLVVRFLLDDVYLMEDRSKILKYVLIVGGILLAMYIVRYFCQYFITSWGHIMGAKMEADMRRDIFEHLQKLSFSYYDNTNTGKLMSRIINDLFDISELAHHGPEDIFISIIKLLGSFIILMTINVRITLILLGVTIIMLFFSIFYNKKMRLVFQKNREKIANVNAQVQDSLSGIRVVKSFANEKIENTKFEKGNMEFLETKKDSYFIMGKFFSGNSFFQGILYLSVILGGGIFISAGELTLSGLTVYILYINIFLNPIDKLVNFTEQFQKGITGFERFLQVVETEPDIQDKKDAVELVNPKGDIVFNNVSFSYNDKNNVLSNINISIEAGKNVALVGPSGGGKTTFCSLIPRFYEISEGSITIDGIDIRDIKLKSLRKAIGIVQQDVYLFAGSIGENIGYGKPGAAKEEIMEAAKKANIHDFIMSLEDGYDTYVGERGVKLSGGQKQRISIARVFLKNPPILILDEATSALDNESEKFIQKSLEELSKNRTTLVIAHRLSTIRNADEIVVLTDEGIKERGNHEELLEQSGVYAYLYNMQFEDVAAESLN; encoded by the coding sequence ATGAAAAGCATAAGGAAATTTATAGCCTACTACAAACCCTATAAGCATTTGTTTTTTGCAGATATGTTCTGTGCGCTGACCTTGTCTGGTATAGACTTGCTGTTTCCCCTTGTTGTTAGATTTCTCTTAGATGATGTATACCTCATGGAGGATAGAAGTAAGATATTAAAATATGTACTAATCGTTGGAGGCATATTGCTGGCAATGTATATAGTAAGATATTTCTGCCAGTACTTTATAACCTCATGGGGCCATATTATGGGGGCCAAGATGGAAGCTGACATGAGAAGAGATATTTTTGAACACCTTCAGAAGCTATCATTCTCATACTATGACAATACAAATACCGGTAAGCTAATGTCCAGGATCATTAATGATCTTTTTGATATCTCAGAGCTTGCCCACCATGGACCGGAGGACATATTTATATCCATAATTAAATTGTTGGGATCCTTTATAATACTGATGACAATTAATGTGAGAATAACCCTGATACTACTGGGTGTAACCATAATTATGTTGTTCTTCTCAATATTCTACAACAAAAAAATGCGTCTGGTTTTCCAAAAGAACAGAGAAAAGATTGCCAATGTCAATGCGCAGGTTCAGGACAGCCTTTCCGGCATCAGAGTTGTAAAATCCTTTGCCAATGAAAAAATAGAAAACACAAAGTTTGAAAAAGGAAATATGGAATTCCTGGAAACAAAGAAGGATAGTTACTTCATAATGGGAAAATTCTTCAGCGGCAATAGCTTCTTCCAAGGAATTTTGTACCTATCAGTAATACTGGGTGGGGGAATATTTATCAGTGCTGGTGAATTAACACTTTCAGGCTTAACTGTATATATCTTATATATCAATATATTCCTCAATCCTATCGATAAGCTTGTAAACTTCACAGAGCAATTCCAAAAGGGAATTACCGGCTTTGAAAGATTTTTACAGGTTGTAGAAACTGAACCGGATATTCAGGACAAAAAGGATGCTGTAGAGCTTGTTAACCCTAAGGGAGATATAGTTTTTAACAATGTATCCTTTAGCTACAACGATAAGAACAATGTATTAAGCAATATAAACATTAGTATAGAGGCCGGGAAAAATGTTGCACTGGTAGGCCCTTCCGGTGGAGGAAAGACCACCTTCTGCAGCCTTATCCCAAGATTCTATGAAATCAGCGAAGGATCTATAACTATAGATGGTATTGATATAAGGGATATAAAACTAAAATCCCTGAGAAAGGCCATTGGTATAGTCCAGCAGGATGTATACCTCTTTGCAGGAAGCATAGGAGAAAACATAGGCTACGGCAAGCCCGGAGCTGCTAAAGAGGAAATTATGGAGGCTGCCAAAAAGGCCAATATTCATGACTTTATCATGAGCCTTGAGGATGGTTATGACACCTACGTGGGAGAAAGAGGAGTTAAGCTTTCCGGAGGTCAGAAACAGAGAATATCCATAGCAAGAGTATTCCTGAAAAACCCTCCAATACTGATATTGGACGAAGCCACCTCAGCCTTGGACAATGAGAGCGAAAAGTTTATACAAAAATCCCTTGAAGAGCTGTCAAAGAATAGGACAACTCTTGTAATTGCCCATAGACTAAGTACCATAAGAAATGCTGATGAGATAGTGGTATTGACGGATGAGGGCATAAAGGAAAGAGGAAACCATGAGGAGCTGCTGGAGCAGAGCGGCGTTTATGCATATCTTTATAATATGCAGTTTGAGGATGTGGCAGCAGAAAGTTTAAATTAA
- a CDS encoding Uma2 family endonuclease, translating to MVYTDYYEDNTTIEWVHGVKYMTPSPHPNHGRVYKKIFNTLANYLENKSCELFPDKTDLCLADPKEPISINELKRPVVPDLFVVCNNSFELVGNNIVAIPDFILEIVSPSSIKIDNYIKKELYISKGVKEYWIVDYFDKSVTVCFNGQETVYSFQDEIKVNIFEDLAICLKDIKLFEV from the coding sequence GTGGTCTATACAGATTACTATGAGGATAACACTACCATAGAATGGGTCCACGGCGTAAAATATATGACTCCTTCACCGCACCCCAATCATGGCAGAGTTTATAAGAAGATTTTTAATACACTTGCCAACTACTTAGAAAATAAAAGCTGTGAGTTATTTCCGGACAAAACAGATTTATGTTTGGCTGATCCCAAAGAACCAATAAGTATAAACGAATTAAAAAGGCCTGTAGTGCCTGATTTATTTGTTGTTTGTAATAATAGTTTTGAGCTTGTAGGAAATAATATTGTAGCTATTCCAGACTTTATTTTAGAGATAGTAAGTCCTAGCTCCATAAAAATAGATAATTATATTAAGAAGGAGCTGTATATCTCTAAGGGTGTAAAAGAATATTGGATAGTTGATTATTTTGATAAATCAGTCACCGTTTGCTTTAATGGTCAAGAGACAGTATATTCTTTTCAGGATGAGATTAAAGTAAATATTTTTGAGGATTTGGCTATATGTTTGAAGGATATTAAATTATTTGAGGTGTAA
- a CDS encoding Lrp/AsnC family transcriptional regulator, protein MDEILEILEKNSRLSNEEIAVMAGKTVAEVEAAIKEYEEKNVIVGYTALINYEETEKESVTALIEVKVTPQRGEGFDKVAARIYKFPEVKACYLMSGGFDLTVIVEGKTMKEVALFVAEKLAVQESVLSCATHFVLKKYKDKGTIFEKKPVDDREAIFV, encoded by the coding sequence ATGGATGAAATCTTAGAAATCCTTGAAAAGAACAGCAGACTCAGCAATGAAGAAATTGCGGTGATGGCGGGGAAAACCGTGGCAGAGGTTGAAGCGGCCATAAAGGAGTACGAAGAAAAGAATGTTATTGTTGGATATACAGCCTTGATAAATTATGAAGAAACAGAAAAAGAAAGTGTAACTGCACTTATAGAAGTTAAGGTTACTCCTCAAAGGGGAGAGGGTTTTGATAAGGTTGCAGCCAGAATATATAAATTCCCGGAGGTTAAGGCTTGCTACTTGATGTCCGGAGGTTTCGACCTCACTGTCATAGTAGAGGGTAAGACCATGAAAGAAGTGGCCTTGTTTGTGGCAGAAAAGTTGGCGGTACAGGAAAGTGTACTGAGCTGTGCAACTCATTTTGTGCTAAAGAAATACAAGGACAAGGGTACAATCTTTGAGAAAAAACCGGTGGATGACAGGGAGGCTATATTTGTATGA
- a CDS encoding branched-chain amino acid ABC transporter permease has product MQQFVQQLINGVSIGSIYALIALGYTMVYGIINLINFAHGEVLMVGAYVGFAVTTTLGLGFLPSLLISMVICALLGMGIEKVAYKPIRNSSRIAALITAISVSLFLQYGMMFFVKAETRIFPDVLPRHNIILFNGNVVLDSRNIYIIAITILLMAALQYIVHRTKVGKAMRAVSQDRDAAQLMGININKTISYTFAIGSALAGAAGVLVGVYYNSINPLMGATPGLKAFIAAVIGGIGIIPGAVFGGFFLGITETFVSAVGYSLYKDAVAFAILILVLIVKPRGLLGKNIKEKV; this is encoded by the coding sequence GTGCAGCAGTTTGTACAACAATTAATAAACGGAGTATCTATCGGAAGTATATATGCTCTAATAGCTTTAGGATACACAATGGTTTACGGAATTATAAATTTAATTAACTTTGCTCACGGAGAAGTATTAATGGTGGGTGCTTATGTGGGATTTGCGGTAACTACAACTCTGGGCCTTGGATTTTTACCATCCCTCCTAATATCTATGGTAATTTGTGCATTGTTGGGAATGGGAATAGAAAAGGTAGCTTATAAACCAATTAGAAATTCAAGCAGAATAGCGGCGCTTATTACGGCTATAAGTGTATCTCTGTTCCTACAATATGGAATGATGTTTTTCGTAAAGGCTGAGACAAGAATTTTTCCGGATGTTTTGCCAAGACATAACATTATACTGTTTAACGGAAACGTAGTATTGGATTCAAGAAATATCTATATTATTGCAATAACAATTTTACTTATGGCGGCACTTCAGTATATAGTTCATAGGACAAAGGTTGGTAAGGCTATGAGAGCCGTTTCCCAGGATAGGGATGCTGCTCAGCTGATGGGGATTAACATCAACAAGACTATATCCTATACCTTTGCCATTGGTTCAGCCTTGGCAGGAGCGGCAGGGGTTTTAGTAGGGGTTTACTATAATTCCATCAACCCGTTAATGGGGGCAACCCCTGGGTTAAAGGCCTTCATAGCAGCAGTAATCGGAGGTATAGGAATTATACCGGGAGCAGTGTTTGGAGGATTTTTCTTAGGCATAACTGAAACCTTTGTCAGTGCAGTGGGTTATTCCTTATATAAGGATGCGGTTGCTTTTGCAATATTGATATTAGTATTAATCGTTAAACCAAGAGGGCTGTTAGGTAAAAATATTAAAGAGAAAGTATAG